Part of the Streptomyces sp. NBC_01353 genome, CCTCGATGCCGGAGCCTCGGGCGTGGATGTTCGGGCCACTGACGATCTTGCCGGTCGAGGAGTCCACGACCACGAAGACCGAGATGATGCCCTCGTCGCCGAGGATGCGGCGGTCCTTGAGGTGGACCTCGGTCACGTCGCCGACCGAGAGGCCGTCGACGTACACATAGCCGGCCTGGACCTTGCCGACGATCCGCGCCTTGCCGTCGACCAGGTCGACGACGACGCCGTCCTCGGCAATGACGATGTGGTCCTTGGGAACACCCGTCATCGCGCCGAGCTCGGCGTTGGCGCGCAGGTGGCGCCATTCGCCGTGCACCGGCATCAGGTTCTTCGGCTTGCAGATGTTGTAGAAGTACAGCAGCTCGCCGGCCGAGGCGTGGCCCGAGACGTGGACCTTGGCGTTGCCCTTGTGGATGACGTTGGCACCCCAGCGGGTCAGGCCGTTGATCACGCGGTACACCGCGTTCTCGTTGCCCGGGATCAGCGAGGACGCCAGGATCACGGTGTCGCCCTGGACGATCCGGATCTGGTGGTCGCGGTTGGCCATCCGGGACAGGGCGGCCATGGGCTCGCCCTGGGAACCCGTGCAGACCAGCACGACCTCGTCGTCCGGCAGGTCGTCGAGGGTCTTCACGTCGACGACGAGGCCGGCCGGGACCCGGAGGTACCCGAGGTCACGGGCGATACCCATGTTGCGGACCATCGAGCGGCCGACGAAGGCCACCCGGCGTCCGTACTCGTGGGCGGCGTCGAGGATCTGCTGGATGCGGTGGACGTGGCTGGCGAAGCTCGCCACGATGATCCGCTTCTGGGCGTTCGCGAAGACGTTCCGCAGGACGTTGGAGATGTCCTTCTCCGGCGGGACGAAGCCAGGGACCTCGGCGTTCGTCGAGTCGGACAGCAGGAGGTCGATGCCCTCCTCGCTGAGCCGCGCGAACGCGTGCAGGTCGGTGAGCCGGCCGTCCATCGGGAGCTGGTCCATCTTGAAGTCGCCGGTGGCGACGGCCATGCCCGCGGGGGTGCGGATGGCGACCGCGAGCGCGTCCGGGATGGAGTGGTTGACCGCGATGAACTCGCAGTCGAAGGGGCCCAGGTTCTCCCGGTCGCCTTCCTTCACCTCGAGGGTGTAGGGGCGGATCCGGTGCTCCTGCAGCTTCGCCTCGATCAGGGCGAGGGTCAGCTTGGAGCCGATGAGCGGGATGTCCGGCTTGAGCCGGAGGAGGTACGGGACGGCGCCGATGTGGTCCTCGTGGCCGTGCGTGAGCACGATCCCCTCGACCTCGTCGAGGCGGTCCTTGATGATGGTGAAATCGGGCAGGATCAGGTCGATGCCCGGCTGCTCCTCCTCGGGGAAGAGGACGCCACAGTCGACGATCAGCAGCCGGCCTTCGTACTCGAAGACCGTCATGTTGCGGCCGATCTCACCGAGCCCACCGAGCGGGATGACGCGCAGGCCGCCCTTGGGCAGCTTCGGCGGGGCGCCGAGTTCAGGATGCGGATGACTCAAAAGACTCTCCTCACCACACACGCCACGTACCGCTTGGGCACGTGGCGCGCATGACATTCGTGCACTTGCTGTTGTCGGTCGATCGTTCACCGATCGGATATTCAGTTATGAAGTCTGTTGTTACAGCTGTACCCCGCCTGCGGCGAGATCGAGCTTGAGCTGGGCGGTTTCCTCCGGGGAAAGCTCCACGAGGGGCAGGCGCAGCGGACCGGCCGGGAGTCCTCGCAGGGCGAGGGCGGCCTTGGTGGTCATGACGCCCTGTGTGCGGAACATGCCCGTGTAGATCGGCAGGAGCCGCTGGTGGATCTCGGTGGCCTTCTGGACCTCGCCGTTCAGGTAGGCGTCCAGGAGTGCGCGCAGCTCGGGGGTCACGACGTGGCCGACGACGGAGACGAAGCCGCAGGCGCCCACGGAGAGCAGCGGCAGGTTCAGCATGTCGTCGCCGGAGTACCAGGCGAGGCCGGATCGGGCGATGGCCCAGCTGGCGCGGCCGAGGTCGCCCTTGGCGTCCTTGTTGGCGACGATCCGGGGGTGCTCGGCGAGGCGGACGATCGTCTCGGTGTCGATCGGGACGCCGCTGCGGCCGGGGATGTCGTAGAGCATCACCGGGAGCTCGGTGGCGTCGGCGATGGCCGAGAAGTGCCGGTACAGGCCCTCTTGCGGGGGCTTGTTGTAGTACGGCGTGACGGCGAGCAGGCCGTGCGCGCCGTCGCGTTCGGCGGTGCGGGCGAGCTCGATGGAGTGGTGGGTGTCGTTGGTGCCGATGCCGGCGACGACATGGGCGCGGTCGCCGACCGCGTCCAGTACGGCTCGTACCAGCTCCGATTTCTCCGCGTCGCTGGTGGTCGGGGACTCGCCGGTGGTGCCGTTGATGACGAGGCCGTCGTTGCCTGCGTCCACCAGATGGGCGGCGAGTCGCTGGGCACCGTCGAGGTCGAGTGCGCCGTCAGCCGTGAAGGGCGTGACCATGGCGGTGAGGACCCGCCCGAAGGGGGTCTGCGGAGTGGAGATCGGAGCCATGGGTAACACGCTACTCGCTGCTCAGCGCCCGGTGTCCCCTCGGGGGACGTGTGAAAGGAGCCCGGCACTGCCTGCTCGGGGGTTCAAGCAGTGCCGGGTCCGTTTGATCAGCCTAGATGAACTTCGTTAAACGCCGCAATACGGACACTTCGCGTGACGGGATCGTACATCTGTGCTTTAAGGGGCCACACGGCCGTTCTTGTTGAACGCGGCATAGGTCAGCGGCATGAGCTGCGCCCAGTGCTGCTCCATCTTCTCGCCGACCATCTCGATCTCCCGCTGCGGGAAGGACGGCACCTTGGCCAGCTCGTGCTGCGTGCGCAGGCCGAGGAAGTGCATCAGCGAGCGTGCGTTGCACGTGGCGTACATCGAGGAGAAGAGGCCGACGGGCAGGACCGCGCGGGCGACCTCGCGGGCGACGCCGGCGGCGAGCATCTCCTGGTAGGCCGCGTACGCCTGGATGTACGAGTCCTCCATGACGCGGCCGGTCAGCTCCTGCTGGGCCTCGCTGCCCTCGACGAAGACGTACTTGCCCGGGCGGCCCTCCTGGACCAGCTTCCGGGAGGCGTGGGGAACGTAGAAGACCGGCTCCAGCTCCCTGTAGCGACCCGATTCCTCGTTGTACGACCAGCCGACGCGGTGGCGCATGAACTCGCGGAACACGAAGATCGGGGCGCTGATGAAGAAGGTCATCGAGTTGTGCTCGAAGGGGCTGCCGTGCCGGTCCCGCATCAGGTAGTTGATGAGCCCCTTGGACCGCTCGGGGTCCTTCTGCAGCTCGTCGAGCGACTGCTCCCCCGCCGTGGAGACGCGGGCCGCCCACAGCACGTCCGAGTCGGCGGCGCTGTGCTTCACCAGCTCGACGGTCACATCGCTGCGGAAGCTGGGCTTGAGGTCTGCTGCGGGGGTGTCGGTCACCGGCGGGGTCCTTCCAAAGTGCGTCGCTCGGGCGGCGCCCACTCTACGGGGACCCACTGACAGCGGAGTCCCTCACCTGCTCCCACACCCGCCCGGACCACTTTCTTTGGCCAATTCGGGGAAATCGGGCACCGAATGGTGACTTTGCTCGTCTGTATCTGTGACACCGCACACCACAGAGCTCCAAGGAGAGTGGCCCTCATGTTTGGCCGGCGAGAAGCTGTCCCGTTCGCGTTCGTCGCTGATGCCGACCGCTTCCGCAGTAACGTCACTCCGCCGCCAAGGGAGCGCCTCAGCGTCTCCGAGGTCGTGGGCCGTACGCTTGTCGGGCTGACCGTCGTGGCCGGTCTCGTCGGATCGCTGCTCTTCGGAATCCCGTCGATGCAGTCGGGTGCGGCCGAGGGCCACCGGCAGCAGTCCGAGGCTTCCGACAGCCGTTGAGCAGTACGGCCCCCTGGGGTGGCCCGGTCGAGACCACCTGGGTAGCCTCACCGGGCACAGCCCCTTCGAGCGTGCTTGTGAGTGAGGATCAGTCGTGCCCCTGCCTTTTCTGACGGCCGACCGCGCTTTTGACGCGACCGACGACGTCGCGCTGCCGTACGACGACCACGACGAATGGCGTCGTCCCTACCGGCCAGGCCCCTGGCGGGTGGGGGTGGCGGCGCTCGCGCTGTTGCTCGCGTCGTTCGTGCTCTTCGCCGCGGTGATCATCGCCGCGGCGGCGGCCCTGGGTGGTGCCCTCGCGACCTTCGGGCTCGCCGCGGCGATCATCGTCGGTGCGCTGCGGGCGCTGCGGGTGGGCACCTGGGTGAGCCGTCATGGCGTGCGCCGGGTCGGGTTCTTCTCGACGGCGACCGTGGCCTGGCCGCAGGTGACGGAGCTGCGCACGGTGCAGCAGCCCGTGCGGTGGCTGGGGTTGCCCCGCACCGTGCAGGGCCAGGCGCTGGCTCTCGTACGGCAGGGTGGTGAGCAGATCACACTGCTCACCGACCACAACGGCGACTTCCTCTCCCGCATCGAGGCCTTCGACCGCGCGGCCGACACGGTCGAGGCGTGGAACGCCGAGTACGGCGCCCACGCCTCGCGTTGACCTGACCGACCCCGCTACGCGTTGACCGTGCGGCCCTCGTGGAGAGCGATCGCGCGCTGCATCGCCTTGCGGGCGCGCGGGGTGTCGCGGGCGTCGTGATAGGCGACCGCGAGCCGGAACCAGCAACGCCAGTCGTCCGGGGAGTCCTCGGTCTCAGCACGCCGCTTCGCGAAGACCTCGTCGGCCGAGTCCCGGTCGATCCGGCCGCCGGCTGTGCGCCTCAACTCGTCCACGGGCAGGCCGTCTTCGGCCTCCAGCTCGCGGGCGAGCCGCTGCGCGTTCCGCGCGAAGGCGGTGTTCTTCCAGAGGAACCAGCCGCCCACGAAGGGCAGCAGGAACGCGACCGCGCCCATGCCCATGGCTGCCGGTTCGCCGGTCAGCAGGAGCAGGACGCCCTCCATCGCCACCACGCCGAAGACGAGGACGAGGACGGTGGCGAGGAAGGCGTATGTGATCTTTCCGCCCATGGCCGTCAGCCCAGGTCCAGGAAGTGCTCCAGGCCGAAGGTGAGGCCGGGAGTGGTGACCACGCGGCGGGCGCCCAGGAGGATGCCCGGCATGAAGCTGGAGTGGTGCAACGAGTCGTGACGGACGGTCAGAGTCTCACCCTCACCGCCGAGCAGCACCTCCTGGTGGGCCAGCAGGCCCCGCAGGCGTACGGCGTGCACCGGCACACCGTCGACGTCGGCGCCACGCGCCCCGTCCAGGGCGGTCGCCGTGGCGTCCGGCTGGGCGCCGAGGCCGGCCTCGGCGCGGGCCGCGGCGATCAGCTGGGCGGTACGGGTGGCGGTGCCGCTGGGGGCGTCGACCTTGTTGGGGTGGTGCAGCTCGACGACCTCGACGGACTCGAAGTACGGAGCGGCGATCTGGGCGAACTTCATCGTCAGAACAGCGCCGATGGAGAAGTTCGGGGCGATCAGGACGCCGGTCTCCGGGGAGGCGGCGAGCCAGGTGTTCAGCTGCGCGAGGCGGTCCTCGGTCCAGCCGGTGGTGCCCACGACCGCGTGGATGCCGTGGCTCACGCAGTAGTCGAGGTTGTCCATCACCGAGGCCGGGGTGGTCAGTTCGACCGCGACCTGGGCACCCGCGTCGACGAGCGTCTCCAGCTTGTCGCCGCGGCCCAGCGCCGCGACCAGTTCCATGTCCTCGGCGGCCTCGACGGCCCGTACCGCCTCGGAGCCGATACGGCCCTGTGCTCCGAGGACCGCCACGCGCAGCTTGCTCATTGCTCTCTGAACTCTCTCTAGGAGACGGATTCGTGCAGGCGTGCCGCCTGCTTGTCCTTCAGCGGCCCTATGACGGACAGCGAGGGGCGCAGTCCGAGCACATCACGGGCGACCTCGCGGACCTCGTCCGGGGTGACCGAGGCGATCCGGGCGAGCATGTCGTCGACGGACATCTGGGTGCCCCAGCACAGCTCGCTCTTGCCGATGCGGTTCATCAGCGCGCCAGTGTCCTCCAGGCCGAGCACGGTCGAGCCGGAGAGCTGGCCGATGGCGCGGGTGATCTCGTCGTCGGTCAGTCCGTCGGAGGCGACCTTGTCGAGCTCGTCCCGGCAGATCTTCAGCACGTCGTGGACCTGGTTGGGGCGGCAGCCCGCGTACACGCCGAAGAGGCCGCAGTCGGCGAAGCCCGAGGTGTACGAGTACACGCTGTAGGCCAGGCCGCGCTTCTCGCGGACCTCCTGGAAGAGACGGGAGGACATGCCGCCGCCGAGTGCCGTGTTCAGCACGCCGAGCGCCCAGCGGCGCTCGTCGGTGCGGGCCAGACCCGGCATACCGAGGACCACGTGCGCCTGCTCGGTCTTGCGGCCCAGGACCTCGACGCGGCCCGCGGTGCGGATCGTGCGTCGGCCGTCGCGCGGGGCGACCGGGCCGGCGTCCGTACGGGAGAGGGCGCCGGCCCTCTCGAAGGCGCGGCGGACCTGGCGTACCACCGTGGCGTGGTCGATGTTGCCCGCGGCGGCGACGACCAGATGGGTCGGGTCGTAGTGCTTCTTGTAGAAGCGGGCGATCCGGCCGCGGTCGAGGGCGTTGATCGTGTCGACCGTGCCGAGGACCGGGCGGCCCAGCGGGGTGTCGCCGAACATGGTCTGCGCGAACAGGTCGTGCACGACGTCGCCCGGGTCGTCCTCGGTCATCGCGATCTCTTCGAGGATGACGCCGCGCTCGGCATCCACGTCCTCTTCGAGGATGAGCGAGCCGGTCAGCATGTCGCAGACCACGTCGATCGCGAGCGGCAGGTCGGTGTCGAGCACCCGCGCGTAGTAGCAGGTGTACTCCTTCGCCGTGAAGGCGTTCATCTCGCCGCCGACCGCGTCGAGCGCGGAGGAGATGTCGAGGGCGCTGCGTCGCGCGGTGCCCTTGAAGAGGAGGTGCTCCAGATAGTGCGTGGCGCCGTTGAGCGTGGGCGTCTCGTCGCGGGAGCCGACGTTCGCCCAGATGCCGAAGGTGGCGGAGCGCACGGAGGGCAGTGTCTCGGTGACAATCCGCAGGCCGCCGGGGAGGGTGGTGCGGCGGACGGTGCCGATGCCGTCCTTGCCCGGGAGAAGCGTTTGGGTACGGGCGACGGCCCGCCCCTCCGAAGAGGGGCGGGCCGTCACACGGGAACTACGGGACGTCACTGGTCGGTGTCGTCCTTCGTGTCCTCTGCGGCGTTCTCTTCGTCCGCCATGACGGGGACGAGGGAGAGCTTGCCGCGCTGGTCGATCTCGGCGATCTCGACCTGGACCTTGGCGCCGACCGCGAGCACGTCCTCGACGTTCTCCACGCGCTTGCCACCGGCGAGCTTGCGGATCTGCGAGATGTGCAGCAGACCGTCCTTGCCGGGCATGAGGGAGACGAAGGCACCGAAGGTGGTGGTCTTGACGACCGTACCCAGGTAGCGCTCGCCGACCTCCGGCATGGTCGGGTTGGCGATGCCGTTGATCGTGGCGCGGGCGGCCTCGGCCTGCGAGCCCTGGGCGGCACCGATGTAGATGGTGCCGTCGTCCTCGATCGTGATGTCGGCGCCGGTGTCCTCCTGGATCTGGTTGATCATCTTGCCCTTGGGGCCGATGACCTCACCGATCTTGTCCACCGGGATCTTGACGGTGATGATGCGCGGCGCGTTCGGGGACATCTCGTCCGGAACGTCGATCGCCTCGTTCATCACGTCGAGGATGTGCAGACGCGCGTCACGGGCCTGCTTCAGCGCGGCGGCCAGGACCGAGGCGGGGATGCCGTCGAGCTTGGTGTCGAGCTGGAGCGCGGTGACGAAGGTCTTCGTACCGGCGACCTTGAAGTCCATGTCGCCGAAGGCGTCCTCCGCACCGAGGATGTCGGTGAGGGCGACGTAGTGGGTCTTGCCGTCGATCTCCTCGGAGATCAGACCCATGGCGATACCGGCGACGGGGGCCTTCAGCGGCACACCGGCGTTCAGCAGCGACATGGTGGAGGCGCAGACCGAGCCCATGGACGTCGAGCCGTTGGAGCCGAGAGCCTCGGACACCTGGCGGATCGCGTACGGGAACTCCTCGCGCGTCGGCAGCACCGGCACGATGGCGCGCTCGGCGAGCGCGCCGTGGCC contains:
- a CDS encoding ribonuclease J; translated protein: MSHPHPELGAPPKLPKGGLRVIPLGGLGEIGRNMTVFEYEGRLLIVDCGVLFPEEEQPGIDLILPDFTIIKDRLDEVEGIVLTHGHEDHIGAVPYLLRLKPDIPLIGSKLTLALIEAKLQEHRIRPYTLEVKEGDRENLGPFDCEFIAVNHSIPDALAVAIRTPAGMAVATGDFKMDQLPMDGRLTDLHAFARLSEEGIDLLLSDSTNAEVPGFVPPEKDISNVLRNVFANAQKRIIVASFASHVHRIQQILDAAHEYGRRVAFVGRSMVRNMGIARDLGYLRVPAGLVVDVKTLDDLPDDEVVLVCTGSQGEPMAALSRMANRDHQIRIVQGDTVILASSLIPGNENAVYRVINGLTRWGANVIHKGNAKVHVSGHASAGELLYFYNICKPKNLMPVHGEWRHLRANAELGAMTGVPKDHIVIAEDGVVVDLVDGKARIVGKVQAGYVYVDGLSVGDVTEVHLKDRRILGDEGIISVFVVVDSSTGKIVSGPNIHARGSGIEDSAFDAVIPKVEQALNKSAQDGVVEPHQLQQLIRRSVGKWVSDTYRRRPMILPVVVEV
- the dapA gene encoding 4-hydroxy-tetrahydrodipicolinate synthase, yielding MAPISTPQTPFGRVLTAMVTPFTADGALDLDGAQRLAAHLVDAGNDGLVINGTTGESPTTSDAEKSELVRAVLDAVGDRAHVVAGIGTNDTHHSIELARTAERDGAHGLLAVTPYYNKPPQEGLYRHFSAIADATELPVMLYDIPGRSGVPIDTETIVRLAEHPRIVANKDAKGDLGRASWAIARSGLAWYSGDDMLNLPLLSVGACGFVSVVGHVVTPELRALLDAYLNGEVQKATEIHQRLLPIYTGMFRTQGVMTTKAALALRGLPAGPLRLPLVELSPEETAQLKLDLAAGGVQL
- the thyX gene encoding FAD-dependent thymidylate synthase, whose protein sequence is MTDTPAADLKPSFRSDVTVELVKHSAADSDVLWAARVSTAGEQSLDELQKDPERSKGLINYLMRDRHGSPFEHNSMTFFISAPIFVFREFMRHRVGWSYNEESGRYRELEPVFYVPHASRKLVQEGRPGKYVFVEGSEAQQELTGRVMEDSYIQAYAAYQEMLAAGVAREVARAVLPVGLFSSMYATCNARSLMHFLGLRTQHELAKVPSFPQREIEMVGEKMEQHWAQLMPLTYAAFNKNGRVAP
- the dapB gene encoding 4-hydroxy-tetrahydrodipicolinate reductase — its product is MSKLRVAVLGAQGRIGSEAVRAVEAAEDMELVAALGRGDKLETLVDAGAQVAVELTTPASVMDNLDYCVSHGIHAVVGTTGWTEDRLAQLNTWLAASPETGVLIAPNFSIGAVLTMKFAQIAAPYFESVEVVELHHPNKVDAPSGTATRTAQLIAAARAEAGLGAQPDATATALDGARGADVDGVPVHAVRLRGLLAHQEVLLGGEGETLTVRHDSLHHSSFMPGILLGARRVVTTPGLTFGLEHFLDLG
- a CDS encoding pitrilysin family protein encodes the protein MTSRSSRVTARPSSEGRAVARTQTLLPGKDGIGTVRRTTLPGGLRIVTETLPSVRSATFGIWANVGSRDETPTLNGATHYLEHLLFKGTARRSALDISSALDAVGGEMNAFTAKEYTCYYARVLDTDLPLAIDVVCDMLTGSLILEEDVDAERGVILEEIAMTEDDPGDVVHDLFAQTMFGDTPLGRPVLGTVDTINALDRGRIARFYKKHYDPTHLVVAAAGNIDHATVVRQVRRAFERAGALSRTDAGPVAPRDGRRTIRTAGRVEVLGRKTEQAHVVLGMPGLARTDERRWALGVLNTALGGGMSSRLFQEVREKRGLAYSVYSYTSGFADCGLFGVYAGCRPNQVHDVLKICRDELDKVASDGLTDDEITRAIGQLSGSTVLGLEDTGALMNRIGKSELCWGTQMSVDDMLARIASVTPDEVREVARDVLGLRPSLSVIGPLKDKQAARLHESVS